A genomic region of Arachis stenosperma cultivar V10309 chromosome 9, arast.V10309.gnm1.PFL2, whole genome shotgun sequence contains the following coding sequences:
- the LOC130950201 gene encoding agamous-like MADS-box protein AGL62: MSTARKSRGRQKIEMKKMSNESNLQVTFSKRRGGLFNKASELCTLCGAEVAIIVFSPGQKVFSFGHPSVQTIIDRYLMHASMHSSGTMQFIEAQRSASVCELNEQLTRISNQLDVEKKRSDELSRLQKTVMTQFWWALSIENMDKTQLNQLKAALEKLKKSVMYYAEKLHIQGIVANPPQPLLGLPSSSDVVHHQPPFPPPTTHHVSQLFASHIRQPLMLNGENRLMHNPMFADWSMLHQHGFNINTGMGGFGNMGGLF, translated from the coding sequence ATGTCTACTGCTAGGAAAAGCCGTGGTCGCCAAAAGATTGAGATGAAGAAGATGAGCAATGAGAGCAACCTCCAAGTCACATTTTCCAAGCGCCGTGGTGGGTTGTTTAACAAAGCTAGTGAACTTTGCACACTCTGTGGTGCTGAAGTGGCAATCATCGTGTTTTCCCCAGGACAGAAGGTCTTCTCCTTTGGCCACCCAAGCGTTCAAACAATCATAGATCGTTACCTCATGCATGCGTCCATGCATAGCTCTGGCACCATGCAGTTCATCGAGGCCCAGCGAAGTGCTAGTGTGTGTGAGCTGAACGAACAGCTCACACGAATTAGCAATCAGCTGGACGTCGAAAAAAAACGTAGCGATGAATTGAGCCGCCTTCAGAAAACTGTCATGACACAGTTCTGGTGGGCTTTGTCCATTGAAAATATGGACAAGACCCAACTTAACCAACTGAAGGCGGCTTTAGAAAAACTCAAGAAGAGTGTTATGTACTATGCTGAAAAGCTCCATATTCAAGGCATTGTTGCTAACCCTCCTCAGCCACTCCTTGGTTTGCCATCTTCAAGTGATGTGGTGCATCACCAACCTCCTTTCCCACCACCAACAACTCATCATGTGTCTCAACTATTTGCTTCTCATATTCGTCAACCTCTGATGCTTAACGGCGAGAACCGTTTGATGCATAATCCCATGTTTGCTGATTGGAGCATGTTGCACCAACATGGTTTTAACATCAACACTGGTATGGGAGGATTTGGAAATATGGGTGGATTGTTTTGA
- the LOC130947285 gene encoding agamous-like MADS-box protein AGL62: MSKKKSSLGRQKIPIEKIPKKSHLQVTFSKRRSGLFKKASELCTLCGVEITIVVFSPADKAFSFGHPEVESIIDRYLVLNAPHESISSTQQLVEAHRNANVRDLNMQLTQLLNHLEMEKKRGEELDHVRKVRQRQFWWESSTDDLGFHELIQLKASIEELKKNLAKHVSKIIMMDQTNMDSRIIGVNSNNGLLNRYDHAFDNNKSDAAAFNVAPTLPPPNNNAYYMGFRHGYL, translated from the coding sequence ATGTCTAAGAAAAAATCCAGCTTAGGTCGCCAAAAGATCCCTATTGAGAAAATTCCAAAAAAGAGTCACTTGCAAGTTACATTCTCTAAGAGGCGGTCAGGGCTATTCAAGAAAGCAAGCGAACTTTGCACCCTTTGTGGGGTCGAGATAACGATCGTGGTTTTCTCTCCGGCGGATAAGGCCTTCTCCTTTGGCCATCCGGAGGTAGAATCTATAATCGATCGTTATCTCGTCCTGAACGCTCCTCACGAGTCTATATCGAGTACTCAACAACTGGTGGAGGCGCATAGAAACGCCAATGTCCGGGATCTCAATATGCAACTTACACAACTGCTTAACCATTTGGAGATGGAGAAGAAGCGTGGGGAGGAGCTTGATCATGTGAGGAAAGTGAGGCAGAGGCAGTTTTGGTGGGAAAGCTCTACTGATGATCTtggttttcatgaattgatccAACTAAAGGCCTCaattgaggagctcaagaagAACTTGGCAAAACATGTTAGCAAAATCATCATGATGGACCAAACCAACATGGATTCACGAATTATTGGGGTTAATAGTAATAATGGATTACTTAATCGTTATGATCATGCATTTGATAACAACAAATCTGATGCTGCTGCCTTCAATGTTGCTCCTACACTGCCTCCTCCTAATAACAATGCCTATTACATGGGTTTTCGTCATGGTTATCTTTGA
- the LOC130948425 gene encoding tubulin alpha chain, which yields MRECISVHIGQAGIQVGNACWELYCLEHGIGPDGQMPSDHTVGGGDDAFNTFFSETGAGKHVPRAVFVDLEPTVIDEVRTGTYRQLFHPEQLISGKEDAANNFARGHYTIGKEIVDLCLDRIRKLADNCTGLQGFLVFNAVGGGTGSGLGSLLLERLSVDYGKKSKLGFTVYPSPQVSTSVVEPYNSVLSTHSLLEHTDVAVLLDNEAIYDICRRSLDIERPTYTNLNRLVSQVISSLTASLRFDGALNVDVTEFQTNLVPYPRIHFMLSSYAPVISAEKAYHEQLSVSEITNSAFEPSSMMAKCDPRHGKYMACCLMYRGDVVPKDVNAAVATIKTKRTIQFVDWCPTGFKCGINYQPPTVVPGGDLAKVQRAVCMISNSTSVAEVFGRIDHKFDLMYAKRAFVHWYVGEGMEEGEFSEAREDLAALEKDYEEVGAESAEGGDDDIEDY from the exons ATGAGAGAGTGCATCTCCGTTCACATTGGTCAGGCCGGTATCCAGGTCGGAAATGCTTGCTGGGAGCTCTACTGTCTCGAGCACGGTATCGGC CCTGATGGGCAAATGCCAAGTGACCACACCGTTGGCGGTGGTGACGATGCTTTCAACACATTCTTCAGTGAGACTGGTGCTGGAAAGCATGTTCCACGTGCTGTTTTTGTAGATCTGGAGCCCACCGTCATTGATGAGGTGAGGACTGGAACTTATCGTCAGCTCTTCCACCCTGAGCAGCTCATCAGCGGAAAAGAAGATGCTGCCAACAACTTTGCCCGTGGTCATTATACCA TTGGTAAAGAGATCGTAGACCTGTGCTTGGATCGCATCAGGAAGCTTGCTGATAACTGTACTGGTCTTCAGGGCTTCTTGGTCTTCAACGCAGTTGGTGGTGGCACTGGATCCGGGCTTGGATCCCTTCTTCTTGAGCGCCTGTCAGTTGATTATGGCAAGAAATCAAAGCTTGGGTTCACAGTGTACCCTTCTCCTCAGGTGTCCACCTCTGTCGTTGAGCCATACAACAGTGTCCTCTCCACTCACTCCCTCTTGGAGCACACTGATGTTGCTGTTCTCTTGGACAATGAAGCCATTTATGACATCTGCAGACGCTCCCTTGATATTGAGCGTCCCACCTACACCAACCTCAACCGCCTCGTGTCGCAG GTGATTTCTTCATTGACTGCTTCCTTGAGGTTTGATGGTGCCCTCAATGTGGATGTGACTGAATTCCAGACCAACCTGGTCCCATACCCCAGAATCCACTTTATGCTTTCTTCCTatgcaccagttatctctgctgAGAAGGCCTATCATGAACAGCTTTCAGTGTCAGAAATCACCAACAGTGCATTTGAGCCGTCATCCATGATGGCCAAGTGTGATCCACGTCATGGAAAGTACATGGCATGTTGTCTCATGTACCGTGGTGATGTTGTACCCAAAGATGTCAATGCTGCAGTTGCCACCATCAAGACCAAGCGCACCATTCAATTTGTGGATTGGTGCCCCACTGGTTTCAAGTGTGGTATTAACTACCAGCCACCTACTGTTGTTCCGGGCGGTGATCTTGCCAAGGTGCAGAGGGCAGTGTGCATGATTTCAAACTCTACTAGTGTGGCTGAGGTGTTTGGTCGCATTGACCACAAGTTTGACCTCATGTATGCCAAGCGTGCTTTTGTTCACTGGTATGTGGGTGAGGGTATGGAAGAAGGTGAATTTTCAGAAGCTCGTGAGGACCTTGCTGCCCTCGAGAAGGATTATGAAGAAGTTGGTGCTGAGTCTGCTGAGGGTGGAGATGATGATATCGAGGACTATTAG
- the LOC130951368 gene encoding F-box protein SKIP22-like — protein MLKLRVRSLESKETLKIEVPGCWSLQQLKDTISHVISSSSSSSLHLSLNRRDEIHASSPDDSIKSLGIAYGDLVFYTLNPTAFSTETQTLLHKPTPQEPFNSCDVPSIQHSSEILMVDAPSIPEAENIPSLESSAAETVDMADGSGGEEVVVRKTNSEASFVKRVLKEANGNDVTDLKLLVLTVHAVILESGFVRADKISPLSVASSPVLDEWPSASASSISLRYTLPEILTSDSGVSRTVLLKFQTLGHLVNVYGSLFDDAGSEVHRVSLDKRKFAKPLKLMLGNFESKDNFDDDAVVDQQSEIFELWKMVKDRLALPLLIDLCDKAGLDPPPCFMRLPTELKIMILERLPGVDVARIACLCTELEYLSGNNDLWRKKFEEEFGVDGRRAVFFKELFALHWGTRKRSMRPVFPIQMRQRPYALFPARRDRNPFGIPSIVGGDYDRLPGFGQQFPTYSPRRTFLPPCHRGGFHH, from the coding sequence ATGTTGAAGCTGAGAGTCAGATCCCTGGAATCCAAAGAAACCCTAAAGATCGAAGTTCCCGGTTGCTGGTCATTGCAGCAACTCAAAGACACCATTTCACATGTCATCTcgtcatcttcatcttcttctcttcatctatcCCTCAACAGGAGGGACGAAATCCACGCTTCCTCGCCGGACGACTCCATCAAATCTCTAGGCATCGCCTATGGAGATCTTGTCTTCTACACCCTCAACCCCACCGCCTTCTCCACCGAAACTCAAACCCTCCTTCACAAACCCACCCCACAAGAACCATTCAATTCATGCGACGTGCCCTCGATTCAACACTCTTCTGAAATCCTCATGGTTGACGCTCCCTCGATTCCCGAGGCGGAAAATATTCCGTCTTTGGAGTCTTCAGCTGCGGAAACCGTCGATATGGCTGATGGGTCTGGTGGAgaggaagtggttgtcaggaagACCAATTCCGAAGCTTCGTTCGTCAAAAGGGTGTTGAAAGAAGCGAATGGAAATGACGTTACCGACCTCAAGTTGTTGGTTCTCACGGTACATGCTGTTATTCTGGAATCTGGGTTCGTTCGTGCTGATAAGATTTCGCCTTTGTCGGTTGCTTCCTCTCCTGTTCTGGATGAGTGGCCTTCAGCTTCAGCTTCTTCGATATCGTTGAGGTATACTCTGCCTGAGATTCTAACTAGTGATTCTGGTGTTTCGCGTACTGTGTTATTGAAATTTCAGACATTAGGGCATCTTGTGAATGTTTATGGGTCTTTGTTTGATGATGCTGGGTCGGAGGTCCATAGGGTGTCTTTGGATAAGCGTAAATTTGCCAAGCCCTTGAAGTTGATGCTGGGAAATTTTGAATCCAAGGATAATTTTGATGATGATGCTGTTGTTGATCAACAAAGTGAGATTTTTGAGTTGTGGAAGATGGTGAAGGATAGGCTTGCATTGCCATTATTGATTGATCTTTGTGACAAAGCTGGATTGGATCCTCCACCGTGTTTTATGAGGCTCCCCACAGAACTTAAGATCATGATTTTGGAGCGTCTTCCTGGTGTTGATGTGGCAAGGATTGCTTGCTTGTGTACAGAACTGGAATACCTGTCTGGCAATAATGACCTCTGGAGGAAGAAGTTTGAGGAGGAGTTTGGAGTTGATGGGCGTAGAGCGGTGTTCTTTAAGGAGTTATTTGCTTTACACTGGGGAACAAGGAAGAGATCGATGCGACCGGTTTTTCCTATTCAAATGAGGCAACGACCTTATGCATTATTCCCAGCAAGGAGGGACCGTAATCCTTTTGGAATACCTTCAATTGTGGGTGGAGACTATGATCGGCTCCCAGGATTCGGTCAACAATTCCCTACATACTCACCAAGGCGGACTTTCCTCCCACCGTGTCACCGTGGAGGATTCCATCACTAG